One window of Lytechinus variegatus isolate NC3 chromosome 2, Lvar_3.0, whole genome shotgun sequence genomic DNA carries:
- the LOC121407601 gene encoding pyruvate dehydrogenase [acetyl-transferring]-phosphatase 1, mitochondrial-like has protein sequence MACHVRLSLTLIRLKCKTNFVSNCRKVHRSSAQLISIVQKDRNERCSSLNGKWQTFTRSLGTSSQSRYPWRVNPVLTPEQTSEVLQQNEVSVHFDEESSQKAVQRYDSNQLFSNKPGEDRRAIAECLLSNGILFGVFDGHGGTACAQAVSERLFNYIAAETLPFQTLPKVLAQLQCGEANELVKWHRHPNDYKLQATVDLYKESLIRYVQANLSVDVLDDDSTADVLKTAFDRLDNDFSAEAMRATTESLGIEPVLTAVTGSCACVAYVDDQDLYVANVGDCRAVLGRKSEYGTWEAVPLTVDHNVQNLGEVERIKGGHPSHESTTVIKNGRLLGELMPLRAFGNIRFKWTAEMQQKLMRTFIGYVPPKSYHTPPYLITTPEVTYRRLTPNDKFLILASDGLWDMLTNDKAVQLVGEHMKSMKASSSYSVGEGTALKNIMADLKERMDILKSLDTNSATHLIRYALCGVANDFDLNKLAEILSLPDAIARQHRDDMTVTVIYFDS, from the coding sequence ATGGCATGTCATGTGAGATTGAGTCTGACTTTAATTCGTTTGAAATGTAAAACAAACTTTGTTAGCAACTGCCGAAAAGTCCATAGAAGTAGCGCACAGCTGATATCCATTGTGCAAAAGGATAGGAATGAGAGATGCAGTTCATTAAATGGAAAATGGCAGACATTTACTAGGAGTTTAGGAACCAGCTCTCAATCTCGATACCCATGGCGTGTGAACCCGGTGCTTACCCCTGAACAGACAAGTGAGGTCCTGCAACAAAATGAAGTCAGTGTCCATTTTGATGAGGAATCCTCACAAAAAGCTGTGCAGAGATATGACAGCAATCAGCTGTTTTCCAACAAGCCAGGAGAGGATAGACGAGCCATCGCAGAGTGTTTGCTGAGCAATGGGATTCTTTTTGGTGTTTTTGATGGACATGGAGGAACAGCTTGTGCTCAAGCAGTATCAGAACGTCTGTTCAATTACATTGCAGCAGAGACACTTCCTTTCCAAACCTTGCCAAAGGTTCTAGCACAACTTCAGTGTGGAGAGGCGAATGAATTAGTAAAGTGGCACAGGCATCCAAATGATTATAAATTACAAGCTACGGTCGACCTATACAAGGAAAGCTTGATCAGATATGTCCAAGCAAATCTCTCTGTAGATGTTTTGGATGATGATTCTACTGCAGATGTCCTGAAAACTGCATTTGATCGATTGGATAACGATTTTTCAGCAGAAGCCATGAGAGCCACAACGGAATCTCTTGGTATTGAACCAGTTTTAACAGCTGTCACTGGTTCATGTGCTTGTGTGGCATATGTGGATGATCAGGATCTTTATGTTGCCAATGTCGGTGATTGTCGAGCAGTGTTGGGACGTAAATCTGAGTATGGTACATGGGAAGCTGTCCCTTTAACAGTAGACCACAACGTGCAGAATCTTGGTGAAGTGGAGCGAATAAAGGGAGGGCACCCTTCTCATGAATCTACAACTGTGATCAAGAACGGACGACTTCTTGGTGAGCTGATGCCTCTCAGAGCTTTTGGGAACATCCGTTTCAAATGGACTGCTGAGATGCAACAGAAACTGATGCGAACATTCATTGGTTATGTCCCACCCAAGAGTTACCACACTCCTCCGTATCTTATAACAACACCAGAGGTGACCTATCGCAGGTTAACTCCTAATGACAAGTTCCTTATTCTTGCTTCAGATGGTCTCTGGGATATGCTGACCAATGATAAGGCTGTTCAGCTCGTTGGAGAGCACATGAAATCTATGAAAGCTTCAAGCAGCTATTCTGTAGGAGAAGGTACTGCGTTGAAAAACATTATGGCAGATCTCAAAGAAAGAATGGACATCCTCAAGTCATTAGACACCAACTCTGCTACACATCTGATTCGCTATGCACTCTGCGGAGTTGCAAATGACTTTGATCTGAACAAACTGGCCGAGATTCTGAGTCTTCCAGATGCTATAGCAAGGCAGCACAGAGATGACATGACTGTCACTGTCATTTATTTTGACTCCTGA